A portion of the Mustela erminea isolate mMusErm1 chromosome 19, mMusErm1.Pri, whole genome shotgun sequence genome contains these proteins:
- the ZNF829 gene encoding zinc finger protein 829 isoform X2 — protein MVERELTRGLCSDLESMCETKILSLKKRHLSQVIFTHEDMPTFIQPTFLTPHQKTVNEEKPCECKICGKAFNQNSQFIQHQRTHSADKSYECKECGKTFSRGSLVTRHKRIHTGEKPYECKECGKAFSCSSYFSQHQRIHTGEKPYECKECGKAFNYCSNLNDHQRIHTGEKPYECKVCGKAFTKSSQLFPHLRIHTGEKPYECKECGKAFTQHSRLIQHQRMHTGEKPYECKECGKAFSSASTLTNHHRIHAGKKLYECKECGKAFIQSSELIQHQRIHTDEKPYECNECGRAFNKGSNLTRHQRIHTGEKPYDCKECGKAFGSRSDLIRHEGIHTG, from the coding sequence atctGGAATCTATGTGTGAGACAAAGATATTATCTCTAAAGAAGAGACATCTTAGTCAAGTAATATTTACCCATGAAGACATGCCTACTTTTATTCAGCCCACATTTCTTACTCCACATCAAAAAACTGTTAATGAAGAGAAACCCTGTGAATGTAAGATATGTGGAAAGGCCTTTAATCAGAACTCACAATTTATTCAACATCAGAGAACTCATTCTGCTGACAAAAGCTATGAGTGTAAGGAGTGTGGGAAGACCTTTAGCCGTGGCTCACTTGTTACTCGACATAAGAGGATTCACACTGGTgaaaaaccctatgaatgtaaggaatgtggcaaGGCTTTTAGTTGTAGTTCATATTTTTCTCAGCATCAGAGGATTCACACtggtgagaaaccctatgaatgtaaggaatgtggaaaagcctttaaTTATTGCTCAAACCTCAAtgatcatcagagaattcacactggtgagaaaccctatgaatgtaaagtATGTGGAAAAGCCTTTACTAAGAGTTCTCAACTTTTTCCACATCTGAGAATTCATACTGGTGAAAAACCTTacgaatgtaaggaatgtgggaaggcctttactCAACACTCAAGGCTTATTCAACATCAGAGAATGcatactggtgagaaaccttatgaatgtaaggaatgtgggaaggcctttagtAGTGCCTCAACGCTTACTAACCATCATAGAATTCATGCAGGCAAGAAACtctatgaatgtaaggaatgtggaaagGCCTTTATTCAGAGCTCAGAACTTATTCAACATCAGAGAATCCATACAGATGAAAAACCTtatgaatgtaatgaatgtgggaggGCTTTTAATAAAGGCTCAAACCTTACTAGACATCAAAgaattcatactggtgagaaaccctatGACTGTAAGGAATGTGGAAAGGCCTTTGGTAGTCGCTCTGACCTTATTCGTCATGAAGGAATTCATACTGGGTGA